The genomic interval ATACcctttaattcaattaatttaaatgaaggCAGGtctcagtttctttccttctgCTCTCCCACTATTCagcttaaaatttcaaaattaaatctcgatttagATTTAGCTATCCATCCGTTTAGCTCTCCAGCGCCATCGAGGTCTATATTGACAGCCATCTTTCTCACGATCCCAAAATGCAGAGATGACATTAAGGTATTTGTTATGGGTTCTTGCGTTTATTTAGGGTTATTCATAGAACGAAAAAGTTGATGagtaaattatatgagtttaGAAACTTAAATCTGGCTGGGGGTAGCGAAATCAATCAGTTTATAGGCGATGCGTGAATATTTCTTAGGCATTGAGTCACTGAATATTAGGGTGGGTGACTGGATATTAGGAATCATAACCTGTTTATTTGGCATTAGGTGCCTGAATATTTATTGAGCATTGTGTGAGTTCTTTATaagcattacgtgactgaatataTGTTGAGCGTTGCGTGAGAGTTAatacgtgactgaatattacctgactgaatatttgttgaacaTTGCGTGAGTTTTttataggcattacgtgactgaatatttgttagcGTTGCGTGACAGACGTTACGTGACTTAatattacgtgactgaatatttgttgagtaTTACGTGACCTATTtgtaggcattgcgtgactttaGCTACCTAATGCTGAAGGTGATTCTCTACTGATTATCTTCAATAACCTAATAAGGTCTAATGCAATTCttgaagtttatatataatttcaaaattgtatagtagcaatagtattagattttggTTGGTCTACCATGATgcctaaattaaaaaaaaaaaaaagaagagaaNagagaaaagaggaaacgATAACGAATttcttggaaaagaaaaaagatgtaacattaaaatcctttttgattagtgaaaaagagagaaaacctttatgttactttttattaagaatttcttgaaaaatgatgtttGGCTTGggttttgcttttaagagatAGATAAGATGAAAGAGCAGGCCGAACAGGTACTTAATAACCAATTCAGCCCCTCTTCATTGCATTGATATGGTTGTAGAAAACGAAGAGTCAGCTTTCATGCCTATAAATAAAGGGAACCATTAaccatttgaatcaaattcaattatcttaatcaatctcagataattgaaaaatgaccTTCAGAGATCCAAGAATGGAGAAGGGCAAAGAGGCAGCCTTTGAAGAGGAGGAGGTGCCTTTGAATGTGAGGGACCAATTGCACATATTTTTTAGTGTGAGGGACCAGTTGCACATATTCCAGCAGGAGATTCAAGTCCTCATCGATAACCTGATGCAAAGGACTTTTGACCTGGAGGTTGCCATCTTGAGCAACGAAAAGATTCTCGTCGAGATAGAGTTCAAAGTAAATGAACTTATGAAGAAATGAACTACGGTTCATTTTTTTGTATCATCTCCTTGTATTTTCGAGAgggttttttaataaaatttgaataaaatttatagcaatttttattttcattgagaaaatattttgttgggttattttcttcatttaagTTATATTATGCTGAATAATTACGTGAGTGGATGTTAGCCATTGGGTGACCTATTATTAGGTATTGGGAGAGTGGGTTATACGCGGCGCGTGAATTGTGCTATGCATATCTTCTGTTGAGACATTGCGTGAGTGGTTTGTATGTATATGGAATAGAGTACTTATGGTGACgtgttgttatgtattgcgTGACGTTGGGTCAGTACGTGACTGTTTAAGTTGGCATAACGTGAGTGGATATTAGGCATCAATTGacttattattaggtattgcgAGACTGGTGGTGCGTGACTAGTGCAATTCACCTCTTATTTAGAGGCTTATTAGTCATTGGGTGACTTATTCTTAGTTGTTGCGAGCATGGCGGTGCTTGactgacttgtgcaattcatgtgttgctttgaggcttttgttcagTAATTTTTTAGGTAGtgcgtgactgatttttatatattacgtTACCTGTTGTAGCGAGAGTGGTGGCGCATAACTTGTAcaattcatgtgttgttttgaggcttttgttcagtagtttttAGGCTTGCGCATATGTATGGAGTCTGACCGTGAATTACTTGTGCAATTCACCTATTGTTTTTTAGGTGGTAGCGATTTTTCTCTGCTTCGCCTGCAACAGGAGGTTCGAAACCCCTCAACAAGTAATCTACGGTCAGACCCCACACATATGTGCCCTATGGGAATGCATTCCACTCGTCAATGTTCTCAACCAGCGACAACAACCATGGAACCACAGATCGTCCGTAGTCTTGACAGAATAAAACATTGATCGCGATCAAGAAGAGGGCCATCTTGCTCGCATCTTCCTCTTGCTGAAACTGCCTTCTCTTGAACGTATCTAAAACTTGTTGGATCTTCACCTCCTTCCCCAATCCTTAATATCTTAGGTGAATTCTTGaaatagaataattaatccaagtgtggagcatggattattaagtaaatcaacatatataCATTAAAGCATTACAGTTGACCCAAAATAATACAGAATGAACCCATGCAGATAAATTTCATGCAGTTATGACACTCGTGCAATTTCCTACAACAATAGCCACGCAATTACTAACATTAAATCACGTAATTCTAAGAACAACTAATCGAATCACGCATACACTAACTGATAACATAGaaaccagtcacgcaatgaCCTATCAATCAGTCACGCTAAGTTGAACCCTTTTTCAATCACGCAACCCCAACGTGACCCCATGCCAAAATCCACTCACGCAAAAGGTGCCAACCATCTAAGCACGCCCTCACTCACGCAATATCCAAACCCTTAACCGAATTCCTAACACATACATATCAACCAGTCACGCATGACCAGTCACCTTTCCACCCCTAAACACCAACAATACCACcttcatatttatattcaaaaatttcaaacaacaaaaatatcaatatgaaCGTGCAATATGTATAGGTTTTTGCTCAAAAACCTTAACCTTAAACATGAATAATAACCATTCTGTCAAAAACCTCCACAtggttgaaaataaaataaaaaaatttataaaaaaatattatatctttCTCAGAGTAATGTCAACTTCCTCACATTGCTCAATATGTGAACTACTTTTGTGCGAATAATAACCACTCTAAAAGGCTCCTACCACTGCCAAAATGCTAGGAAATTGAACTGTCGAGGAATGCTTTTGCAGACTTACTTTTGAGGATATGTACGGCCTCTCGATGAAACCAAAGAGTTACGGTCCACATAAAAGACATACTTGACCCGTTAATAGGTTTCGGGTTGAGGCGCGGAGCCTAGCAAATAGGTCGATTtcattaaggataattttgttcaatttttttttctcttgattaaaaatagttaaaattataaaaaagatCATTTTAAAAAACGTCTTATACCTAAGGTCCATTTAAGAAAAGGACTCTTTTTTTTCAGTCAAACACGTTACCTTGATTGGTTTTTGTACGTCTGTTTCAtgtaattcatcaatttcGTCCAATTTTGTGTTGAAAGCAAAGGCAAGAATTAAAAGACAACAGGGTGATTCATCGTGGCTCCAACTATAAAGGGAGTTGAATAGTGAAATAGTTCATCAATCCTTCGGTGGACAATAAACGAAAAGAATAATGATGGAACCTTGGGTGGTTTTTGTTATGTTTTTTCTCTGTATTTTGCTGCTTTGCGCTGGTACTTTATGCTTGCCAAACTAGTCGATCAGGTAACAACGGGGGCTCTGATGGTGGTGGTGGGCATGGCTTTGGTCGAGGTGGTCACGTGTCTCATGGCTTTGGTGGAGGTGGAGATATAAACATGACTATGGGCGCTTGGGGAGGAGGTGGTTGTGGCGGTGGTGGAGGAGGAGGTGGTGGTGGAGGCTGTTAATGAGATTGATCACATATGTAGAAGGTCAAATGGTTATGCCAATCTTAATTTTCACGTAAAAGATATGAAATGTGAGGTTATTTGCAGATTTAACATtctcattaattttattattgtgAATAATTAAAACTCTGTAAGTCTGattaaagggaaaaaaagtaaaagaagaaaaggaaaaaacatcaaaatataGAAAATCTACTATGGAGTTTTTTTCTTAAAGATATATAATGCatatgctgatttttttttatagttaaaaagATAGAcaattaagataaaattgaattaacaTATGACagaaaaattactattaatgaaaaatggaGCTGATGATTGATCAATTTtctaatttaatatatatttatatatatgagtAGCGAATTGTAAGAGTATTTTCACttagataaaaattattaagtggTTTTTTTAATTGGAAGAAGAGCGATTCagatcttattttttaaatagaagATCATGTACcaactaataaactaaatattCGAATACTCATTGAGTGTTTCActtggtgttttttttttttttaattttgtatcaTGTGTTCAGAAAATGTTTTGTATTAACATCATgcttatattaatttatatgttattgatatttttttaaaaaaagttttctaCAAAAAAACTACCACTCGATGTTAGTGAATGCTGTCGATATCGAAGGGTTGAGATGCCTTTAAGTTTCGGGATTTATGATTTAAGggttagaatattttattaatattaaaaaattaaatacaatataaaattatgaaatagaaaatcaaaCTAGATATTAAAGGAGGaaaaaatcattcaatttttttttcatttttcttcttttatacACTATTGGCATGGAATATTTCAAGTCAAGGCCTCAATGCCTGGACCAATCATGGGGAGAATAGTCAGCTCTTTTTGCTTGTTTGAAGATGCATAGCAGGGTAGGGAGGCAAATCCAGGAGGATCAGAAATGCCAAATTGGAATTTAATTCCAACAAAATTCCTCCAAGCTTCATGTAAActccattatttttttcattgaattttcatttttaattcattACTTATACAGCATGAGAATCCTGATTAGAAGTTCCTGACCAATTTCTTGTACATTTCAAGAGTCAAACACATTACCTTTGATAGTTTTTCGTGGCAAAAGCATGGGACTGATTAGATAAGAGAATAATTCATGTGCCTCCAACTATCAAGGGAGTTGAATTAATGGAGAAGTAGTTCATCAATCCTACGTTAGAcaggaaacaaaaaagaaaggatgGAACCTTGGGTAGTCCCTCTGATGGCGTTGGCGCTAATGGTTTTGGTCGAGGTGGTCACAGGTCTCATGGCAATGGCGGATCAGGTGGAGGTGGAGATATAAATATTACTATGAGCACTTGGGGAGGAGGTGGTTTTGGCAGTGGAGGAGGAGGTGGCTGTTAATAAGACTGATCACGTACGTCGAAGGCCGCAGAAATGCCAAGCTTCTTCAATGGACATTCTTACGGAAAACATATGAAACGTGAAgctatttataaatttcattattaacattttcattaatattaGTATTGTGAATAATTAAAGTTCTAAAAGTATCATTAAAAGGAAAGACATGAAAACATTATTATTCTACTTAGTactctttttataattttgtgttatatattaattaaattttttatattaacgtcacttttttcattatattatttgtttcCGTTGTtagagtttaaattttaaaagtaaattaaatttataatttaaatgttaaaattttttattcataatataaaattagataaatgatttaaaataacgAATAAGAAAACACCAAACCATATACTATTTACGgtcaatgttttttttttcttttaaacatCCTTTACAGATACAGTTGAGATCCCCATAAATATCCTGAGAAGGTGAGTAGAATCAATTGGCATTGAATATTACAACCGTAGCTCCAGGCCTCAATGCCTAGACCAAGACGAGGCAAGTCCACGAGGGTCAGAAAAATTCCAAAATAGAATTTAATTCTAAGAAGTTTCCTTCAAGCTTCATGTTTAAAGCCTGTGTTTGATGGAATTCTATCACTATTGTGTTTGAAACTTCAACATCCGTGTAACATTTTGCCTTTGTATGAGACATTTCGTCCCCCCCCCCTGTAACTAAAAAGCACTGCTTGATGATCCATAGATAACTTATTCACCAATACCTGCTTGGCAAAACAGAAAACAAAGGATGCCGTTCGAGCTCATAATATTAACTATTTTTACCTTTGTTGTGCTGGTTGTGGTAATTGGTTTCGGTTGCTTCGTTCGATATGGTAAAGTTGCCCCTACTGGTGATGGTCTTCCTGTCTTTGTTGGAGGTAGACATCCAGGAGGTGGTTTTGGCGGCGGCGGCGTAGGCGGAGGCGGATgtgatggtggtggtggtggtggctGCTGATGAGACTAATCACACATGGAAGACAGGAAGGTGCGCTCGTTTGAAAGATAAAAGCTTGTTTCTATACTGTCAGcaaaatgagaagaaagagTAGAATCTTAAGCGGACCTCTGGTTAGATTACAGAGCATAGTTACAATCGCTAGGTTTAAGGGTAGGTTGTTGATCAATTCTTTATAATTCCATGGCATCGTTGATCATTtatgttattcttttttcaataCAAAGATGTCTATATGTTTTCTCTTCTCAATCAATGGAAATCCTTTTATTAATAATCTAGAGGTCTATTTTAAAGaagattatatataataactGCTTAGTCATAAAGACATAAAGCAACAGTTGAAAACAAAACAGACAACTCTAAGTACGATACATATTTGTCTCTAAGAACCAGAAACACCCAACAAGAAAATCCTACCAGGATTAACCAAACAAATACAAAACCAGCACTAAAATTAACCAGGTTGCagcataaaatcacaattaaaGGGCTAATTGCTTCAccaatcaagcaattaaatatgtgaaaaacgatttaattttgaattgattATCATCCGAACATATGGAACCTTTAAGCACCATTATCTTGAAACCAATCAATCATCAGCAGGATCAACACCATCCCAAAAAACTCTTGTTCGTGGTCCTATCTGCCACGGTCTGGTTCAGCATATCAAGAAGATCTTTAAAATTGAGATAATTGGCAGCCAAGATCATCTCTTTCAGCGTTTCGTTGTTCTGACCCTTCACCAAGGCCTCCTTGAAATTTCCCGACTTCTTCCTCAGTAGAGGAAGGTAAGGCGAGCTTTGCAGTGCTCGATGAAGTTTGAGAGCGGCTTGGAAGAGACACTGGGGAGTGGGACTGGTTCCATGGAAGCGTCAGGTTCTTGTCGAACAAGGACTTTatgttgaaagaaaaaaaaaaaagtcggAATAagcttgatttcttttgagGAATTCAGATGTAGTGATTACATGTTGATTTAAAGCAGCTCCTTGGTTAGATTCTTCAACTAAGAAGATTTATTGTTTGATCTGTTAGATAATGGAAGTGTTTCAATTCCTTCATGGAAGACAAATAACAATTGACTATGGTTGACAGGAAAGAAGACAAAGTCCAGTTTGTAAACGTCAAAGCTTGCAATTTCTGTCAGCTTTGGTGTACGTATCgtgaaaggaaacaaaaaggcAAATGATGAAGCAAACATGGGACCAGAAACCTTAACCATCTTGGCCAATGTGTAAGAAGCTTTGTTGGTTCCTTTTCGTAACAGAAAGAACTAAATGGAAGAACCATCTATGAAGCTCCGGCAGTCTGACCGATGACTTCTTAAGCATCAACTATTCAGCAGGCTGTACAAGTCTGATATCACAAAAGTCAAACGAATTCCATCCATGTACTATAGAAGAAAAGCTTTGGGGGAACTTTTTTGCCAGAAAGAATCACGATGGAAGCCTAACTGGGTATAACGAAGGTCATGGTGGAGGTGAACACTTCGGTTctggtggtggtggtgatgGTGGTGGTACTGAAGGAGGGGGCTTCGGTGGCTGTGACAGTGACGCTGGTGGTTGGGGTGGAGGAGGAGGTGCAGGGGGTTGTGATGGTGGGGCAGGAGTAGGTGGAGGCAGAGCAGGTGCTTGCTAAAAGCTGGATATCTGGTGTGTGGTGATGCTATTGCTACGTTGAGCTCAAGTTCCGGCTAGCCTCTTTCTTTGTTTgtagaaaattattattagcTTCACACAAGTTTGTTTCAAGTATTTACTTAGTGTAAGAACCATATTCACTTCGTCTTTTCATTCTTATGGTTCTTTTAGTCAATGAAATCCACCAAAtatgcttttgttttgtttactACGATAGTAAGACATAAAGGCTAAAGCCAATAAACATTTACCCGTACAACGCAATTTCTTTTACAGAGTCATTGACTATGAAGTAAACAAATCTGCAAAGCAAGTTTGCCAATAGAATTACCTAAAAAACTCAGCAAGCCTTTTAAACTTGGTGATAGGctcaacaaatcaaaattgaacata from Theobroma cacao cultivar B97-61/B2 chromosome 5, Criollo_cocoa_genome_V2, whole genome shotgun sequence carries:
- the LOC18597685 gene encoding glycine-rich protein DOT1; translation: MKFESGLEETLGSGTGSMEASGCTSLISQKSNEFHPCTIEEKLWGNFFARKNHDGSLTGYNEGHGGGEHFGSGGGGDGGGTEGGGFGGCDSDAGGWGGGGGAGGCDGGAGVGGGRAGAC